In the genome of Flavivirga spongiicola, one region contains:
- a CDS encoding leucine-rich repeat domain-containing protein encodes MKKTYYNIFLFISILFISNYGYSQCATDVPTAERDALIALYNATDGANWTNNTNWNTTACVSDWYGVTVTNGTVWVLDLKNNNLSGSIPTEIGNLPNLVSLDLGTNNLIGSIPSQIGNLSNLSLLRLNNNQLTNSIPSEIGNLSSLSSLYLPFNNLSGPIPSTIGNLTNLTSLALMQNDLTGSIPFSIGNLTNLSSITLYSNQLTGSIPVELGNLSNLTSLLLGSNQLSGSIPSQLGSLSSLTTLNFNGNQLTGTIPSELGNLSSLLNLSLGSNKLTGSIPPELGSLPLLHTLSLFNNLLTGSIPPELGNLSSLLNLSLGSNKLTGSIPSEFGSLSLLQNLTLSDNQLEGSIPLEFGNLSSLQYLYIYDNKLTGNIPSSISLITSLNIFRFQNNNFIFRDFESEHPTYISNLTNYGYTPQAKVDQVETPTVTEGNSYTFTTSLSSPNNSYQWYKDGTAIVGATSKDYTINPVALTDAGVYHVVATNSIVTGLTLERNTITLGVTADTCVVSTTERDALMALYNATDGANWTNNTNWGTSAPVCDWYGVTVVNGNVTELDLHNNQLIGTIPSNISDLPNLKAIMFFDNQLNGAIPPEIGNLSNLESLLLYRNQLSELPPELGSLSNLKYFYAHLNQFSGSIPPEYGALESLLHLDLKNNQLSGSIPLEFGDLSNLEILALSANQLSGTISPEFGNLSNLSILQLDNNQLTGDIPAFSSSLTRLWFNTNAFVFSNFENEHNTYTTNLTSYSYSPQAKVDQVETPTILEGNSYTFTTSLSSPNNSYQWYKDDVAIVGATSKDYTINSMALTDAGVYHVLATNSIVTGLTLERNTITLAVTADPCGVSTAERDALMALYNATDGTNWTNNTNWGTSAPVCDWYGVTVTNGSVIRLGLSNNQLVGNIPTELENLSDLEFLHLSTNQLTGSIPVSLGNLIKLKTLWLGENNLSGTIPSELGNLSALENLSFLNNQLTGNIPLSINLISTLNYFYFDTNSFVFSDFENEHISYTNNLITYNYSPQAKVDQVETPTILEGNSYTFTTSLSSPNNSYQWYKDGAAIVGATNKDYTINPVALTDAGVYHVIATNSIVTGLTLERNTITLAVTADTCGVSTAERDALMALYNATDGANWTNTLANNQPWDINVPVCDWYGVTVTNGGVTRLELNGNQLAGNIPIELENLSNLTHLYLNQNQLTGSIPPELGNLSQLKRIYFYTNQLTGTLPSQLGDLSNLTHLHLYNNQLTGNIPTQLGDLSNLRFLYLGSNQLTGTIPTQLGSLSFLTVLELYSNQLSGNIPTELGNLTSLEQLLLQGNDLTGNIPLQFENLTSLKTLRFDSNQLTGNIPSGLKDILSFVDNFKFQNNAFVFNDFETEHNTYASKITAYTYSPQAKVDQVETPTILEGNSYTFTTSLSSPNNSYQWYKDGVAIVGATSKDYIINSVALTDAGVYHVLATNSIVTGLTLERHTITLAVTADTCGVSTAERDALMALYNATDGANWTNTLASNQPWDINVPVCDWYGVTVTNGNVTELVLPNNQLVGAISPELGNLSSLTKLTLSVNQLSGAIPSELGGLINLGNLQLNNNQLSGDIPGELGNLIGLGNLYLNHNQLESIPSSFGNLQALSRLQLNDNLLAGSIPSELGSLANLTHLYLNSNQLTGTIPSTFGGLTSLTTLYLFSNQLSGQIPTSLGNLVNLKYLYLNNNSLTGLIPADLGNLSNLLHLRLYSNQLTGEIPNTFDGLTNLQRLQLNNNQLTGDIPTNINTLANLTILNFHNNGFVFSNFENEHVFYDTNVSTYTYSPQAKVDQVETPTILEGNSYTFTTSLSSPNNSYQWYKDGAAIVGATSKDYTINPVALTDAGVYHVIATNSIITGLTLERHTITLGVTADTCGVSTAERDALMALYNATGGANWTNTLANNQPWDINIPVCDWYGVTVTSGHVTWLDLNGNNLIGTLSSQLKDLPNLEGLFLYDNQIAGTIPSQLGDLSNLKFLQFNTNQLTGSIPFELGNLSSLKHLYLANNLLSGNIPESLGGLTNLLLLGLSGNQLEGVIPPQLGNLSSLQTLNLYVNQLSGSIPTSLGNLPALKYLHLNSNQLSGSIPSSLGNLSNLTNMTLNDNQLTGEIPSSFGNLSLLQYLQLQSNQLEGPLPDTLGNLSSLIYLYLETNQLSGTIPPSISLIPSLNRFRFQENAFIFNDFETEHTTYVGNLSGYQYIPQAKVDQVETPTVTEGTSYTFTTSLSSSNNSYQWYKDGVAIVGATSKDYTINPVALTDAGVYHMLATNSIVTGLTLERHTITLTVNPAAINNNTFCLSELEDYPTVTDLTPSGSNILWYATETGGTAYNNIDEIIEAAENTGGVSYWWDDTTDGMSTRTEAAVTVYSAPEGDKEQAFSIYAPVPTISDIDVVNGGQPVFWYNSNTSTTALSDTELVDGQTYYASSYNGAEAGNSCRLPVTITIGVIPPKGEQIQFLCEGSELSDIVLQLEDGLFAVWYASAEGGSPLDQTTPLLHETTYYIAQLDTNNGEESPKRLAVQVNLMPVKQLVINETTQTFNINASPKVENLKTSGYDVVWYSQATGGNQYGGTIPLDTNGQIYYAEQIQTDTQCPGGNRVGVTVVLVDEPVDPLLGCELFRPELNERYVIDAWLNEREVTTETISEIPFNGSSESVLFVDLLNHLKNRLLSDDDQLHDIPAIYKPVFSSGETPQDLAPLMAYIEDLGASEKELKVYDFTKINDAYGRAIGFSFYLNETKDRQIVYKTPNIIRNGVEETGDLNRYPLLDNDGNTTDEFLKFTKAEVTAGVLKIYADFKQVKEPAHEVSQVSTFSDSNIMKQTATDLEYNEVANQSPISYNQAVIEVSFVDEANTPIGAPVPLVPHGEIIDKWQKVTADFRIPENAGKMIISLKNNDSNKVAYFDDLRILPFESNMKTFVYHPENQRLMSELDENNYATFYEYDLEGGLVRVKKETEEGIYTIQETRSGNIKKAN; translated from the coding sequence ATGAAAAAAACATATTATAATATATTTTTATTCATATCGATCTTATTTATAAGCAACTATGGATATAGTCAATGTGCCACAGATGTACCAACAGCAGAACGTGATGCTTTAATAGCATTATATAACGCTACAGATGGAGCAAACTGGACAAACAACACGAATTGGAATACAACGGCATGTGTAAGTGATTGGTATGGGGTGACGGTTACTAATGGGACAGTTTGGGTTTTAGATCTAAAAAACAACAATTTATCTGGATCAATACCCACAGAAATAGGTAATTTACCTAATCTTGTAAGCTTAGATTTGGGTACTAATAATTTAATAGGGTCAATACCATCTCAGATAGGGAATTTATCCAATCTTTCATTATTAAGGTTAAATAATAATCAGTTAACAAATTCTATTCCATCAGAAATAGGAAATTTATCCAGTCTTAGTTCTTTATACCTGCCTTTTAATAATCTTTCAGGACCAATCCCTTCAACTATAGGAAACTTGACTAATCTGACATCATTAGCCTTAATGCAAAATGACTTAACTGGATCAATCCCATTTTCAATAGGAAATTTAACGAATCTTAGTTCTATTACCTTATATTCAAATCAATTAACAGGCTCCATTCCAGTGGAGTTAGGGAATTTATCTAATTTAACTTCCTTACTATTAGGTAGTAACCAATTGAGTGGTTCTATTCCTTCTCAACTAGGAAGTTTATCGAGTCTTACAACTCTAAATTTCAATGGTAATCAATTGACAGGAACAATACCTTCAGAACTTGGTAATTTATCATCATTATTGAATTTATCATTAGGTTCTAATAAATTAACAGGGTCTATTCCACCAGAGCTCGGTAGTTTACCATTATTACATACTTTATCTCTGTTTAATAATCTATTAACGGGATCTATTCCACCAGAGCTGGGTAATTTATCATCATTATTGAATTTATCATTAGGTTCTAATAAATTAACAGGGTCTATTCCATCAGAGTTTGGTAGTTTATCATTATTACAGAATTTAACTCTGTCTGATAACCAATTAGAAGGATCAATTCCACTAGAATTTGGAAATTTATCGTCATTACAGTATTTGTATATATATGATAATAAATTAACAGGCAATATACCTTCTTCGATAAGTTTAATTACATCTTTAAATATATTTAGGTTTCAAAATAACAATTTTATTTTCAGGGATTTCGAAAGCGAACATCCTACCTATATAAGTAATTTAACTAATTACGGATACACCCCCCAAGCCAAAGTAGATCAAGTTGAAACACCAACAGTCACAGAAGGTAATAGTTACACATTTACAACAAGTTTAAGTAGTCCCAATAATAGTTACCAATGGTATAAAGATGGTACGGCAATTGTTGGAGCCACCAGTAAAGATTATACTATTAATCCAGTAGCTTTAACAGACGCAGGTGTATACCATGTAGTAGCTACAAACAGTATTGTTACTGGGCTTACTTTAGAACGAAATACAATTACCCTAGGGGTAACAGCAGATACTTGTGTTGTATCTACTACCGAGCGGGATGCTTTAATGGCTTTATATAATGCTACAGATGGTGCTAATTGGACTAATAATACTAACTGGGGAACGTCTGCTCCCGTTTGTGATTGGTATGGGGTGACGGTTGTTAATGGGAATGTTACAGAGTTGGATCTTCATAATAATCAATTAATAGGAACTATACCTTCAAATATAAGTGATTTACCTAATTTAAAGGCAATAATGTTTTTTGATAATCAACTAAATGGAGCTATACCTCCAGAAATTGGTAACCTATCTAATCTTGAATCTTTACTTTTGTATAGAAATCAATTAAGCGAATTACCCCCAGAACTTGGTAGTTTATCTAATCTTAAATATTTTTACGCTCATCTTAATCAGTTTAGTGGTTCTATACCCCCAGAGTATGGAGCTCTAGAATCATTGCTCCATTTAGATTTAAAAAATAATCAATTAAGTGGATCGATACCGTTAGAGTTTGGTGACTTATCTAATCTTGAAATCTTGGCTCTTTCAGCTAATCAATTAAGTGGAACTATATCACCAGAGTTTGGTAACTTATCTAATTTAAGTATTTTACAATTAGATAATAACCAACTTACAGGAGACATTCCTGCATTTTCAAGTTCTTTAACTCGTCTTTGGTTCAATACAAATGCTTTTGTTTTTAGTAATTTCGAAAACGAACACAATACTTACACAACAAACCTAACATCATATAGTTACAGCCCCCAAGCCAAAGTAGATCAAGTTGAAACACCAACAATTCTAGAAGGCAATAGTTATACATTTACAACAAGCTTAAGCAGTCCCAATAATAGTTACCAGTGGTATAAAGATGACGTAGCAATTGTTGGAGCCACCAGTAAAGATTACACCATAAATTCTATGGCTTTAACAGATGCAGGAGTGTACCATGTATTAGCTACTAATAGTATAGTAACTGGACTTACTTTAGAGCGTAATACGATTACCCTAGCTGTAACAGCAGATCCTTGCGGTGTGTCTACAGCCGAGCGTGATGCTTTAATGGCTTTATATAATGCTACAGATGGTACTAATTGGACTAATAATACTAACTGGGGAACGTCTGCTCCCGTTTGTGATTGGTATGGGGTGACGGTTACTAATGGAAGTGTTATTAGGTTGGGACTTTCTAATAATCAGCTAGTGGGAAATATTCCTACTGAATTAGAAAATTTATCTGATCTTGAGTTTTTGCACTTATCTACAAATCAATTAACAGGTAGTATTCCTGTAAGCTTAGGTAACCTTATTAAGTTAAAGACCTTATGGCTTGGTGAAAATAATTTATCAGGCACTATACCCTCAGAATTAGGAAACTTATCTGCTCTTGAGAATTTATCTTTTCTTAATAACCAATTAACAGGAAATATTCCACTCTCAATAAATTTAATAAGTACTTTAAATTATTTCTATTTCGATACTAATAGTTTTGTATTTAGCGATTTTGAAAACGAGCATATTTCTTATACTAACAACCTTATAACTTATAATTACAGCCCTCAAGCCAAAGTAGATCAAGTTGAAACACCAACAATTCTAGAAGGTAATAGTTACACATTTACGACAAGTTTAAGCAGTCCCAATAACAGTTACCAATGGTATAAAGACGGTGCAGCAATTGTTGGCGCTACCAATAAAGATTATACTATTAATCCAGTAGCTTTAACAGATGCAGGTGTATACCATGTCATAGCTACAAACAGTATTGTCACAGGACTTACTTTAGAGCGTAACACAATTACCCTAGCAGTAACAGCAGATACTTGCGGTGTATCTACTGCCGAGCGGGATGCTTTAATGGCTTTATATAATGCTACAGATGGTGCTAATTGGACCAATACCTTAGCCAATAACCAACCTTGGGATATTAATGTGCCTGTTTGTGATTGGTATGGGGTGACGGTAACTAATGGGGGGGTTACAAGATTAGAACTTAATGGTAATCAGTTAGCGGGTAATATTCCAATTGAGTTAGAAAACTTATCAAATCTTACACACTTGTATTTAAACCAGAATCAATTAACAGGCAGTATACCACCTGAATTAGGAAACTTATCACAACTTAAAAGGATATATTTTTATACAAATCAATTAACAGGAACTCTTCCATCTCAACTTGGTGATTTATCTAATCTTACACATTTGCATTTATATAATAATCAACTAACAGGAAATATTCCAACGCAGTTAGGAGACTTATCTAATCTTCGGTTTTTATACCTTGGTAGTAATCAGTTAACGGGTACAATTCCAACGCAGTTAGGAAGTTTGTCTTTCCTGACTGTATTGGAATTATATAGTAATCAACTTTCTGGTAATATACCAACAGAATTGGGAAACTTAACATCATTAGAACAATTGCTATTGCAGGGTAATGATTTAACAGGCAATATTCCGTTGCAATTTGAAAACTTAACTAGTTTAAAAACTTTGAGATTTGACAGTAATCAATTAACAGGAAATATTCCAAGTGGATTAAAAGATATATTAAGCTTTGTAGATAATTTTAAATTTCAAAATAATGCCTTCGTATTTAATGATTTTGAAACAGAACATAATACTTATGCTTCTAAAATAACAGCATATACCTATAGCCCCCAAGCCAAAGTAGACCAAGTTGAAACCCCAACAATTTTAGAAGGCAATAGTTATACATTTACAACAAGCTTAAGCAGTCCCAATAATAGTTACCAATGGTATAAAGATGGCGTGGCAATTGTTGGAGCCACCAGTAAAGATTACATCATAAATTCAGTGGCTTTAACAGATGCAGGTGTATACCATGTATTAGCTACTAATAGTATAGTAACAGGACTTACTTTAGAGCGTCATACGATTACCTTAGCTGTAACAGCAGATACTTGCGGCGTATCCACTGCCGAGCGAGATGCTTTAATGGCTTTATATAATGCTACAGATGGTGCTAATTGGACTAATACCTTAGCTAGTAATCAACCTTGGGATATTAATGTGCCTGTTTGCGACTGGTATGGGGTGACGGTTACAAATGGAAATGTTACTGAATTAGTACTTCCTAATAACCAGTTGGTAGGAGCTATTTCTCCTGAATTGGGTAATTTATCAAGTCTAACTAAATTGACTTTATCTGTTAATCAATTGTCTGGAGCAATTCCAAGTGAATTGGGAGGCTTAATCAATCTTGGTAATTTACAATTAAACAACAATCAATTATCTGGAGATATTCCAGGTGAATTAGGGAATTTAATTGGTCTCGGTAATTTGTATTTAAATCATAATCAGCTTGAATCTATCCCTTCAAGCTTTGGTAACCTACAGGCCTTATCTAGATTACAATTGAATGATAATCTATTAGCAGGCAGTATTCCAAGTGAATTAGGGAGTTTAGCAAATCTTACTCATTTGTATTTAAATAGTAATCAATTAACAGGTACTATTCCAAGTACTTTTGGAGGCTTAACAAGTCTTACAACGCTATATTTATTTTCAAACCAGTTAAGCGGTCAAATTCCGACTAGTCTTGGTAATTTAGTTAACCTTAAATATCTATATTTAAACAACAACTCTTTAACTGGATTAATTCCTGCAGATTTAGGTAATTTATCTAACCTCCTTCATTTACGTTTATACAGTAATCAACTAACTGGAGAAATCCCGAATACTTTTGATGGCTTAACAAATCTTCAAAGATTACAATTAAACAATAATCAATTAACAGGAGATATTCCTACTAATATAAACACTTTAGCAAATCTTACTATACTTAACTTTCATAATAATGGTTTTGTTTTTAGCAATTTCGAAAATGAGCATGTTTTTTATGACACTAATGTATCAACGTACACTTACAGCCCACAGGCCAAAGTAGATCAAGTAGAAACCCCAACAATTTTAGAAGGCAATAGCTATACATTTACAACCAGTTTAAGCAGTCCCAATAATAGTTACCAATGGTATAAAGATGGCGCAGCAATTGTGGGAGCAACCAGTAAAGATTACACCATAAATCCAGTGGCTTTAACAGATGCAGGTGTATACCATGTAATAGCTACTAACAGTATTATTACAGGGCTTACTTTAGAGCGTCATACAATTACCCTAGGGGTAACAGCAGATACTTGTGGTGTATCTACAGCCGAGCGTGATGCTTTAATGGCTTTATATAATGCTACAGGAGGAGCTAATTGGACCAATACCTTGGCCAATAACCAACCTTGGGATATTAATATACCTGTTTGTGATTGGTATGGTGTGACGGTTACGAGTGGTCATGTAACATGGTTGGATCTTAATGGTAACAATTTAATAGGGACTTTATCATCTCAGTTAAAAGATTTACCTAATCTTGAAGGATTGTTTTTATATGATAATCAGATTGCAGGAACCATTCCCTCTCAACTAGGAGATTTATCGAATCTTAAATTTTTACAATTTAACACGAATCAATTAACAGGATCTATACCGTTCGAGCTAGGTAATTTATCATCATTAAAACATTTGTATTTGGCTAACAATCTGTTGTCAGGAAATATTCCGGAAAGTCTAGGGGGGCTCACCAATTTATTGCTTTTAGGTTTAAGTGGTAATCAATTAGAAGGAGTTATACCACCTCAGCTAGGAAATTTATCTAGTCTTCAAACTTTAAATTTATATGTGAATCAGTTATCGGGCTCCATACCAACTAGCCTTGGTAATTTACCTGCTTTAAAATACCTACATTTAAATTCCAACCAACTATCTGGTTCTATACCATCAAGCCTCGGCAATCTATCCAATCTTACAAATATGACTTTAAATGATAACCAACTTACAGGAGAAATACCTTCAAGTTTTGGGAATTTGTCATTATTGCAATATTTACAACTACAATCTAATCAATTGGAAGGACCTTTACCAGATACTCTTGGTAACTTGTCATCATTAATTTATTTATATTTAGAAACCAACCAGTTATCTGGAACAATACCACCTTCTATAAGTTTAATACCTTCCTTGAATAGATTTCGATTTCAAGAAAATGCCTTTATATTTAATGATTTTGAAACAGAGCATACTACATACGTTGGTAATTTATCTGGCTATCAATACATCCCCCAAGCCAAAGTAGACCAAGTAGAAACCCCAACAGTTACAGAAGGAACAAGTTACACATTCACAACCAGTTTAAGCAGTTCCAATAATAGTTATCAATGGTATAAAGATGGCGTAGCAATTGTAGGAGCAACCAGTAAAGATTATACTATAAATCCAGTGGCTTTAACCGATGCAGGCGTATACCATATGTTAGCTACAAATAGTATCGTTACAGGGCTTACTCTAGAACGTCATACCATTACTTTGACTGTTAACCCTGCTGCAATAAATAATAACACCTTTTGTCTTAGTGAATTGGAAGATTACCCTACAGTAACGGATTTAACACCTTCAGGTAGTAATATTTTATGGTATGCAACCGAAACAGGAGGGACAGCATATAACAATATAGATGAAATTATAGAAGCAGCAGAAAACACAGGAGGCGTTTCTTATTGGTGGGACGATACTACTGATGGTATGAGTACCCGAACGGAAGCGGCTGTAACTGTCTACAGTGCACCAGAAGGAGATAAAGAACAGGCATTTAGCATTTATGCGCCAGTACCTACAATTTCAGACATTGATGTGGTTAATGGTGGCCAACCTGTATTTTGGTATAATTCAAATACTAGTACTACAGCGTTAAGTGATACCGAGTTGGTTGATGGACAAACATATTATGCATCATCATATAATGGGGCAGAAGCAGGTAATAGCTGTCGTTTACCTGTGACCATTACCATTGGTGTCATTCCTCCTAAAGGCGAGCAAATACAATTCTTATGTGAAGGCTCTGAATTAAGCGATATTGTTTTACAATTAGAAGATGGGTTGTTTGCTGTATGGTATGCAAGTGCTGAAGGCGGTTCACCTTTAGATCAAACAACGCCACTTTTACATGAGACTACATATTATATAGCACAGTTGGATACCAATAATGGGGAGGAAAGCCCAAAGCGATTAGCAGTACAGGTAAATTTAATGCCCGTAAAACAACTTGTAATAAATGAAACTACGCAAACCTTTAATATCAATGCATCTCCAAAGGTTGAAAATTTAAAAACAAGTGGTTATGATGTTGTATGGTATAGTCAGGCAACAGGAGGGAATCAATACGGGGGTACCATTCCTTTAGATACAAATGGACAAATTTATTATGCCGAACAAATCCAAACTGACACACAATGTCCAGGTGGTAACCGTGTAGGTGTTACTGTAGTGTTGGTTGACGAACCTGTAGACCCGCTTTTAGGATGCGAACTATTTAGACCAGAACTAAACGAGCGTTATGTTATAGATGCCTGGTTAAATGAGCGTGAGGTAACCACGGAAACCATAAGCGAAATACCTTTTAACGGTAGCTCAGAGAGTGTACTATTTGTAGATCTTCTTAATCATTTAAAAAATAGGCTATTGAGTGATGATGACCAATTGCATGATATTCCTGCGATATATAAACCTGTATTTTCCAGTGGCGAAACACCTCAGGATTTGGCGCCTTTAATGGCTTACATTGAAGACTTAGGTGCCAGTGAAAAAGAATTAAAGGTTTACGACTTTACAAAGATTAATGATGCTTATGGTAGAGCCATTGGTTTTTCATTTTATTTAAATGAAACAAAAGATCGTCAAATTGTTTATAAAACACCAAATATTATAAGAAATGGTGTTGAAGAAACTGGAGACTTGAATCGTTATCCTTTATTGGATAACGATGGTAATACGACGGATGAATTTTTAAAGTTTACTAAAGCTGAGGTTACTGCTGGCGTGTTAAAAATCTATGCCGATTTTAAACAAGTTAAAGAGCCAGCACATGAAGTAAGTCAGGTAAGTACATTTTCCGATTCAAATATAATGAAACAAACTGCAACCGATTTAGAGTACAACGAAGTCGCTAATCAATCACCCATATCATACAATCAGGCCGTGATAGAGGTTAGTTTTGTAGATGAAGCTAATACACCTATTGGAGCACCAGTTCCACTAGTACCTCATGGTGAAATCATAGACAAATGGCAAAAAGTGACTGCAGATTTTAGGATTCCAGAGAACGCGGGGAAAATGATTATTTCTCTAAAAAATAATGATAGCAACAAAGTCGCCTATTTCGATGATTTAAGAATCTTGCCTTTTGAAAGCAACATGAAAACCTTTGTATATCACCCCGAAAACCAGCGTTTAATGTCTGAGTTAGACGAAAATAATTATGCGACATTTTACGAATATGATCTGGAAGGCGGTCTTGTTAGAGTTAAGAAGGAAACCGAAGAAGGGATATACACCATTCAGGAAACAAGATCAGGTAATATTAAAAAAGCAAATTAA
- a CDS encoding RNA-binding protein produces the protein MSRKMNYYLSLVLLFLGSLEIQAQQPTAAESLAKVETYYKTAKTFNLQVKYNMYKGHTGNHLTESYEGTMTKNGAVSQIKILGSEIIQFPNAQLTINKANKTLVYNEISGKGLKKSPLDVSTFLNYYKETSTKVSGNMLVHEMVLKNNQMPIPYNKIVIYINKANHQLVKQELYLSTKVPFVDDNGKDTEDVARMEISFKHNKKTMAKAPRLKDYVLLEPNKKVRPTQAYAAYTITAPTNL, from the coding sequence ATGAGCAGAAAAATGAATTATTATTTAAGTCTTGTACTATTATTTCTAGGAAGCCTTGAAATTCAGGCACAGCAACCAACAGCAGCAGAAAGCTTAGCAAAAGTTGAAACCTACTATAAAACAGCTAAAACCTTTAATCTTCAAGTAAAATATAACATGTACAAAGGACATACTGGAAATCATCTTACCGAATCGTATGAAGGTACCATGACTAAAAATGGGGCTGTATCACAAATCAAGATCTTAGGTTCAGAGATTATACAATTTCCTAACGCGCAGCTTACTATAAATAAAGCGAACAAGACTTTAGTTTATAATGAAATATCTGGCAAAGGCTTAAAAAAATCACCGTTAGATGTATCAACGTTTCTTAACTATTATAAAGAGACATCCACAAAAGTAAGTGGGAATATGCTTGTTCATGAAATGGTTTTAAAAAACAACCAAATGCCAATTCCATATAATAAAATTGTCATTTATATCAATAAAGCAAACCACCAATTAGTAAAGCAGGAATTATACCTGTCTACTAAAGTACCTTTTGTAGACGATAATGGAAAAGACACCGAAGATGTAGCTCGTATGGAAATTAGTTTCAAACACAATAAGAAAACGATGGCTAAAGCTCCTAGATTAAAAGACTATGTGCTATTAGAACCTAATAAAAAAGTACGCCCAACACAAGCGTATGCTGCTTACACCATAACAGCTCCAACAAACTTATAA